A region of Candidatus Methylomirabilota bacterium DNA encodes the following proteins:
- a CDS encoding LLM class flavin-dependent oxidoreductase encodes MARLKIGFIPIEGGHYYQEALEEVARAEALGFDSVWMEEHHSVTDHYWPSPLTVLAGFATRTSTVMLGTDILVAAFYHPVRLAEDIALLDVMSQGRITLGIAIGYKPDEFALYGVDLERRGARFEEQLAIMKGLWTRERVSFEGRYYALEGRLEPRPVTKPHPPVWIGGWGELTLKRAATLGDNWIPGPTADLRRLLEGKRQFLENRKAAGRTEPIAEWPLTRDLIIADTDRRARELAEEHIMVAYRKEYAGGWRHPFIDASIATNLEKLMEDRFIIGGPEQCVRQIRRFVEQYGATHLICRTFFPGMAHAHIMRELELIAREVVPAFR; translated from the coding sequence ATGGCCCGACTGAAGATCGGCTTCATCCCCATCGAGGGCGGTCACTACTACCAGGAGGCGCTCGAGGAGGTCGCCAGGGCCGAAGCGCTCGGCTTCGACTCCGTGTGGATGGAGGAGCATCACTCCGTCACCGATCACTACTGGCCGTCGCCGCTGACCGTGCTGGCGGGATTCGCCACTCGCACGTCGACGGTCATGCTGGGCACCGACATCCTCGTCGCCGCCTTCTACCATCCCGTGCGCCTGGCCGAGGACATCGCCCTCCTCGATGTCATGTCCCAGGGGCGCATCACGCTCGGGATCGCCATCGGCTACAAGCCTGACGAGTTCGCCCTGTACGGTGTCGACCTCGAGAGACGCGGGGCCCGGTTCGAGGAGCAGCTCGCGATCATGAAGGGCCTCTGGACCCGGGAGCGCGTGAGCTTCGAGGGCCGCTACTACGCGCTGGAGGGGCGGCTCGAGCCCAGGCCGGTCACGAAGCCGCACCCGCCCGTCTGGATCGGCGGGTGGGGGGAGCTCACGCTGAAACGGGCGGCGACGCTGGGCGACAACTGGATCCCCGGACCGACCGCCGACCTCAGGCGCCTGCTCGAGGGCAAGCGGCAGTTTCTCGAGAACCGCAAGGCGGCCGGCCGGACGGAGCCGATCGCCGAGTGGCCGCTGACCCGCGACCTCATCATCGCCGACACCGACCGGAGGGCCCGCGAGCTGGCCGAGGAGCACATCATGGTCGCCTACCGCAAGGAGTACGCGGGGGGCTGGCGCCACCCGTTCATCGACGCCAGCATCGCGACGAACCTCGAGAAGCTGATGGAGGATCGGTTCATCATCGGCGGCCCCGAGCAGTGCGTGCGCCAGATCCGTCGCTTCGTGGAGCAGTACGGCGCGACCCACCTGATCTGCCGCACGTTCTTCCCCGGCATGGCCCACGCCCACATCATGCGCGAGCTCGAGCTCATCGCCCGCGAGGTCGTGCCCGCCTTTCGGTGA
- a CDS encoding glycosyltransferase: MRWLIVLPFERPGLAGMDFADELRALGHEVRTFAYRRDNPLYKNRGTKALYQRFILGRLERACTSWRPSVVLVVKGGPIAPGAIRRVRARIDALFINVFFDNPLWMIPFECIEPYDLFFTKDRYALGSLRQVGLTNVHYLPLYCIPADHHPVTPTADERARYGAPVSLVGSRYPYRERFVRALADYPLRIWGSGWQRAEDPMVRRMVAGGPVWGREKLLVYSASTLSLNHHHPMNDIVGTNNRTFELAAAGACQVANFKEDLTDLFKPGEEILVYHDLGELRRHLDYYLAHPQEARAIGENARRRALGEHTLRHRIEEMLPLIDQRLGATARTSGAAAPPRPR, from the coding sequence ATGCGCTGGCTGATCGTCCTTCCATTCGAGCGGCCGGGGCTCGCGGGAATGGACTTCGCCGACGAGCTGCGCGCCCTCGGCCACGAGGTCCGCACCTTCGCCTACCGCCGCGACAACCCCCTCTACAAGAACCGCGGGACCAAGGCGCTCTACCAGCGCTTCATCCTGGGTCGGCTGGAGCGGGCGTGCACGAGCTGGCGACCATCCGTCGTCCTGGTGGTCAAGGGCGGGCCCATCGCGCCGGGCGCCATCCGACGCGTGAGGGCCCGGATCGATGCGCTCTTCATCAACGTCTTCTTCGACAACCCGCTCTGGATGATCCCCTTCGAGTGCATCGAGCCCTACGACCTGTTCTTCACCAAGGATCGTTACGCGCTGGGCAGCCTGCGGCAGGTCGGCCTTACCAACGTCCATTACCTGCCGCTCTACTGCATCCCGGCCGACCATCATCCGGTTACGCCCACCGCCGACGAGCGCGCGCGGTACGGCGCGCCCGTCTCGCTCGTCGGCAGCCGCTATCCCTACCGCGAGCGCTTCGTGCGCGCGCTGGCCGACTATCCCCTCCGGATCTGGGGCTCCGGCTGGCAGCGGGCGGAGGACCCGATGGTACGACGGATGGTCGCCGGCGGCCCGGTGTGGGGCCGGGAGAAGCTGCTCGTCTACTCGGCTTCGACGCTCTCGCTGAATCACCATCATCCGATGAACGACATCGTGGGCACCAACAACCGGACGTTCGAGCTCGCGGCGGCGGGCGCTTGCCAGGTGGCCAACTTCAAGGAGGACCTGACGGATCTCTTCAAACCCGGAGAGGAGATCCTCGTCTACCACGATCTCGGCGAGCTCCGCCGGCACCTCGATTACTATCTCGCCCACCCCCAGGAGGCCCGCGCGATCGGAGAAAACGCCCGACGCCGCGCCCTGGGCGAGCACACGCTGCGCCACCGCATCGAGGAGATGCTACCGCTCATCGACCAGCGCCTCGGAGCGACGGCCCGAACGTCGGGCGCGGCGGCGCCCCCCCGGCCAAGATGA
- a CDS encoding pyridoxal-phosphate dependent enzyme encodes MTSTDSLAQNLTCIDCGASYPLGYRLECAKCQGLLELRYDLDVLRGRGPALFTGTGLWRYAPVLPIADPAHRITLGEGGTPLLDCPRLAAQLGVRRLLIKFEGPNPTGTVKDRSSATAIAAARQFGFRATSVVSSGNAGSSIAAYSARAGLRSLVFAYERASAPKLLHMAATTTDLVIYRGVYDDLITHWDRLVEERLFFDCGASRNAYKHEGKKTLAYEVAEQTGWRPPDVVVAPVAVGETFIAAARGFREMHEAGWIPRLPLMVAAQATGANAIARAFRERGPITPLKIGYTVAEGLAAGNPGRKGEWTLRLLRQLGGLAGDAGDEEILATQRTLARTEGIWAGPTGVAALAVLTRLLAQKQLDPAQTICVIVSETGLKTEAEPPSRQGVAFDSESLEKLVRERLGV; translated from the coding sequence ATGACGTCGACGGACTCGCTCGCTCAGAACCTCACCTGCATCGACTGCGGCGCCAGCTATCCGCTCGGCTACCGGCTGGAGTGCGCCAAGTGCCAGGGCCTGCTCGAGCTCCGCTACGACCTCGACGTCCTGCGCGGGCGCGGTCCCGCGCTCTTCACGGGCACCGGACTCTGGCGCTACGCGCCGGTGCTGCCCATCGCCGATCCGGCGCACCGCATCACGCTCGGCGAAGGCGGCACGCCGCTGCTCGACTGCCCCCGGCTGGCCGCCCAGCTCGGCGTCAGGCGTCTCCTGATCAAGTTCGAGGGCCCCAACCCGACCGGCACCGTGAAGGATCGGTCCTCGGCTACCGCGATCGCCGCCGCGCGCCAGTTCGGCTTTCGCGCGACCTCGGTGGTGAGCTCCGGCAACGCCGGCTCGTCCATCGCCGCCTACTCGGCGCGGGCGGGACTGCGCTCGCTCGTCTTCGCCTACGAGCGCGCCTCGGCGCCGAAACTCCTGCACATGGCCGCGACCACCACCGACCTCGTCATCTACCGGGGCGTCTACGACGACCTCATCACCCATTGGGACCGGCTGGTGGAGGAGCGCCTGTTCTTCGACTGCGGGGCCTCTCGCAACGCCTACAAGCACGAGGGCAAGAAGACGCTGGCCTACGAGGTCGCCGAGCAGACCGGCTGGCGGCCGCCGGACGTCGTGGTGGCGCCCGTCGCCGTGGGCGAGACGTTCATCGCCGCCGCGCGCGGCTTTCGGGAGATGCACGAGGCCGGGTGGATCCCCCGCCTACCGCTGATGGTCGCGGCCCAGGCGACGGGTGCCAACGCCATCGCCCGCGCGTTCCGCGAGCGGGGGCCGATCACGCCGCTGAAGATCGGCTACACGGTCGCCGAGGGACTGGCCGCCGGCAATCCCGGCCGCAAGGGCGAGTGGACCCTGCGCCTGCTGCGCCAGCTCGGCGGCCTCGCCGGCGACGCCGGGGACGAGGAGATCCTGGCCACCCAGCGCACGCTGGCGCGGACGGAAGGCATCTGGGCGGGGCCCACCGGCGTGGCGGCCCTGGCCGTCCTCACCCGCCTGCTCGCGCAGAAGCAGCTCGATCCCGCGCAGACGATCTGCGTGATCGTGAGCGAGACCGGACTGAAGACCGAGGCGGAGCCGCCGAGCCGGCAGGGCGTGGCGTTCGACTCCGAGTCGCTCGAAAAACTCGTCCGCGAGCGTCTCGGCGTCTAG
- a CDS encoding DNA-3-methyladenine glycosylase, which yields MPLPRRFYLRPPRAVARGLLGCILVSRIGGRLTAGRIVETEAYLGPEDAASHAAFRPGSHALFYGDGGFAYVYLNYGMHHCLNAITERAGRPGCVLLRALEPVAGLRAMARRRGVPAQSPRLATGPGNLTRALGITARENGADLTRGRLTIEPPDTARDLRIARGPRVGITRAADLPLRFWIARSRFVSR from the coding sequence GTGCCGCTGCCCCGGCGGTTTTATCTCCGCCCCCCGCGCGCCGTTGCGCGCGGTCTCCTGGGTTGCATCCTGGTCTCGCGGATCGGCGGCAGGCTGACCGCCGGCCGCATCGTGGAGACCGAAGCCTATCTCGGCCCCGAGGACGCGGCGTCGCACGCCGCCTTCCGCCCCGGCAGCCATGCGCTCTTCTACGGAGACGGCGGCTTCGCCTACGTCTACCTCAACTACGGGATGCACCACTGCCTGAACGCCATCACGGAGCGCGCGGGCCGGCCGGGCTGCGTGCTCCTCCGCGCGCTGGAGCCGGTGGCCGGGCTCCGCGCGATGGCCCGGCGCCGCGGCGTCCCCGCGCAGTCGCCGCGGCTGGCCACCGGTCCGGGAAACCTGACGCGCGCCCTCGGCATCACGGCGCGCGAGAACGGCGCCGACCTCACGCGCGGCCGGCTCACCATCGAGCCGCCGGACACGGCGCGCGACCTCCGCATCGCTCGTGGTCCCCGCGTGGGCATCACCCGCGCGGCGGACCTTCCCCTGCGCTTCTGGATCGCCCGCAGCCGGTTCGTGTCGCGCTGA
- a CDS encoding PQQ-binding-like beta-propeller repeat protein: MRGKRLASYPVRLGIALVFVVVLALWLLPYLPLVKAAENLDWPHYGNDLANTRFQPVDQINRHNVHKLKVAWVFHTGVLDPLAELQVSPIAVDGRLFVTDGHDNLFALDAATGQEIWSFKPLEIPNEMPPLEQFSVCCGRNNKGVAVGDDKVFHGRLDGVVVALDAATGAVVWKNTVVDFRQRFVINNAPQFVDGLVIVSPSGGEFEVRGQVIALDAKTGRQVWRFFTTQPQSFAGDSFRRGGAAVWNPPAIDPELGLIFVVTGNAAPDVLGQDRAGDNLFSASIVALDLRTGRPRWHFQAVHHDIWDYDSAQPAVLFPLEKDGEKFKALGHCSKNGNYYILNRITGQPIFPVTEVPVPPGPAFQHAAPTQPVSSVEPLTPLTFVRPTPTHFNGEPITLSPQYTPPDETLRLIVPGDDGGCEWNPAAFSPRTKFVYYGTRYEPTLFQTRPDNRGPNAAGLFLGSSFINRVPGSNPFGLFGATDTRTGKVVWKIEVDQPAKSGVVVAGDLVFFGEGNGKFHAANAETGKILFTFDAPARVANAGGAAASPIAYVVKGRQFIVNAFGGNVPDRNNFPPNPVGDAIIAFSLPEKENE; this comes from the coding sequence ATGAGAGGGAAGAGACTCGCGTCCTACCCGGTTCGGCTAGGCATTGCGCTGGTCTTCGTTGTCGTCTTGGCGTTGTGGCTCCTCCCGTACCTGCCCTTGGTCAAAGCTGCGGAGAACCTCGATTGGCCTCACTACGGCAACGACCTGGCCAACACGCGATTCCAGCCGGTCGACCAGATCAATCGGCACAACGTCCACAAGCTGAAGGTTGCCTGGGTGTTCCACACTGGTGTCCTTGACCCCCTAGCGGAGTTGCAGGTCTCGCCAATCGCCGTCGATGGCCGGCTCTTCGTCACCGACGGGCACGATAACCTGTTCGCCCTGGATGCGGCGACGGGCCAGGAGATCTGGTCCTTTAAGCCCCTGGAGATTCCGAACGAGATGCCGCCACTTGAGCAGTTTTCGGTCTGCTGCGGCCGGAACAACAAGGGTGTTGCTGTCGGAGACGACAAGGTCTTCCATGGCCGGCTCGACGGCGTGGTCGTGGCCTTGGACGCGGCCACGGGCGCGGTCGTGTGGAAGAACACGGTCGTCGACTTCAGGCAACGCTTTGTCATCAACAATGCCCCGCAGTTTGTGGATGGGTTGGTCATCGTTAGCCCATCGGGGGGCGAGTTCGAGGTGCGAGGCCAGGTGATCGCCTTGGACGCGAAGACCGGCAGACAAGTGTGGCGCTTCTTTACCACGCAGCCCCAGAGCTTTGCCGGGGACTCATTCCGGAGAGGGGGCGCGGCAGTATGGAACCCGCCCGCCATCGATCCGGAATTGGGACTGATTTTCGTCGTCACCGGGAATGCTGCGCCGGATGTCCTCGGCCAGGACCGAGCCGGGGACAATCTGTTTTCTGCTTCGATCGTGGCTCTCGACCTGAGAACGGGTCGGCCCCGGTGGCACTTCCAGGCAGTGCACCACGACATCTGGGACTATGACAGCGCCCAACCGGCAGTCCTGTTCCCGCTCGAAAAGGATGGGGAAAAGTTCAAGGCGCTGGGCCACTGCAGCAAGAACGGTAACTACTATATCCTCAACCGAATCACTGGCCAGCCGATATTTCCGGTGACCGAGGTACCGGTCCCGCCAGGTCCTGCTTTCCAGCATGCCGCGCCGACCCAGCCCGTGTCCTCCGTCGAGCCGTTGACGCCGTTGACTTTCGTCAGGCCTACTCCCACGCACTTTAACGGCGAGCCGATTACGCTGTCGCCGCAGTACACCCCGCCCGATGAGACGTTGCGCCTGATCGTGCCGGGCGATGACGGGGGATGCGAATGGAATCCAGCAGCCTTTAGCCCGCGTACCAAGTTCGTTTACTATGGCACCAGGTACGAGCCCACGCTCTTTCAGACGAGACCGGACAATCGAGGCCCCAATGCGGCAGGGCTCTTCCTCGGCTCCAGCTTCATCAACCGGGTTCCCGGTTCGAATCCCTTTGGCCTGTTCGGCGCAACCGACACGAGGACCGGCAAGGTGGTCTGGAAGATCGAGGTGGATCAGCCGGCCAAATCAGGGGTGGTGGTCGCCGGCGATCTGGTGTTCTTCGGGGAGGGCAACGGTAAGTTCCACGCCGCGAATGCCGAGACGGGCAAGATCCTGTTTACCTTCGATGCACCCGCGCGTGTCGCGAACGCTGGTGGAGCCGCAGCTTCTCCGATCGCCTACGTGGTGAAGGGCCGCCAGTTCATCGTGAATGCCTTTGGTGGAAACGTGCCGGATAGAAACAACTTCCCGCCCAACCCCGTCGGAGATGCCATCATCGCGTTTTCGCTACCGGAGAAGGAGAATGAATGA
- a CDS encoding MBL fold metallo-hydrolase — MHFAFLGTAGAIPSPARDTTSLVFVAPEGAMLVDCGGSPVARLRRAGADPLALTHVVITHIHPDHAYGLPALLQNLILLGRQRPLTVRCRPEHVEPLRQVLSVFRLWERPGMFPLDLAGIALEEGARAFVLGPLSVSTTPNDHGSMPNFAVRVDAASGGGRGVVYSSDTAPCDRVVVLARGADTLIHEATFPHRDRGRFGVHSTGREAGEVAARAGVRRLILAHIEADYHDELEALADEAGKAFGGPVEIAQEFVPYPL, encoded by the coding sequence GTGCATTTCGCGTTCCTGGGCACCGCGGGCGCGATTCCATCGCCGGCGCGTGACACGACGTCGCTGGTGTTCGTCGCGCCCGAGGGCGCCATGCTCGTCGACTGCGGGGGCAGCCCGGTGGCCAGGCTCCGGCGCGCGGGGGCGGACCCGCTCGCGCTCACGCACGTCGTCATCACGCACATCCATCCCGATCACGCCTATGGCCTCCCCGCCCTCCTGCAGAACCTGATCCTCCTCGGGCGGCAGCGCCCGCTGACCGTCCGCTGCCGACCGGAGCACGTCGAGCCTCTCCGCCAGGTGCTGAGCGTCTTCCGTCTCTGGGAGCGCCCCGGCATGTTCCCACTCGACCTCGCCGGGATCGCGCTCGAGGAGGGGGCACGGGCGTTCGTCCTGGGGCCGCTGAGCGTGAGCACCACGCCCAACGATCACGGTTCCATGCCCAACTTCGCCGTCCGCGTGGACGCCGCGTCGGGTGGCGGGCGCGGCGTCGTCTACTCGTCGGACACCGCGCCCTGCGACCGGGTCGTCGTCCTGGCGCGCGGCGCCGACACGCTCATCCACGAGGCCACGTTTCCCCACCGCGACCGCGGCCGCTTCGGCGTGCACTCGACGGGCCGGGAGGCCGGCGAAGTGGCCGCGCGCGCCGGCGTCCGCCGGCTGATCCTCGCCCACATCGAGGCCGACTACCACGACGAGCTCGAGGCCCTCGCCGACGAGGCGGGGAAGGCCTTCGGGGGGCCGGTGGAGATCGCCCAGGAGTTCGTGCCGTACCCGTTGTAG
- the tolQ gene encoding protein TolQ, with product MSPTDALHTGVFELVLSAGPVAKIVLTILLFFSVVSWALIVEKWWQFRRVRRQTLAFLKLYRESRRSATVHAAVKKYRESPLAQLYAAAYQEVGGLDEPLEELDEGRGSERVELAQRALRRAATHEIARLERYLPFLATTASATPFIGLFGTVWGIMAAFHGIGQQGSASLAVVAPGISEALIATAFGLGAAIPAVIAYNYFVNRVKHWAAEMEGFTLDLLNALMRPVPKVARTAKDGL from the coding sequence GTGTCCCCTACTGATGCCCTGCACACCGGGGTCTTCGAGCTCGTTCTCAGCGCCGGACCGGTTGCCAAGATCGTCCTCACCATCCTGCTGTTCTTCTCGGTGGTGAGCTGGGCGCTGATCGTCGAGAAGTGGTGGCAGTTCCGGCGCGTGCGCCGCCAGACGCTCGCCTTCCTCAAGCTGTACCGCGAGAGCCGCCGCTCGGCCACCGTGCACGCGGCGGTGAAGAAGTACCGGGAGAGCCCGCTGGCGCAGCTCTATGCCGCCGCCTATCAGGAAGTCGGCGGACTGGACGAGCCACTCGAGGAGCTCGACGAGGGCCGCGGCTCCGAGCGCGTCGAGCTGGCCCAGCGGGCGCTGCGCCGGGCCGCCACCCACGAGATCGCGCGCCTGGAACGCTACCTGCCGTTCCTGGCGACGACGGCCAGCGCGACACCCTTCATCGGCCTCTTCGGGACCGTGTGGGGCATCATGGCCGCCTTCCATGGGATCGGCCAGCAGGGGTCGGCGTCGCTCGCCGTCGTCGCGCCCGGCATCTCGGAAGCGCTGATCGCGACGGCGTTCGGCCTGGGGGCGGCTATTCCGGCGGTCATCGCCTACAACTACTTCGTCAACCGCGTGAAGCACTGGGCCGCCGAGATGGAGGGCTTCACGCTCGATCTGCTGAACGCCCTGATGCGCCCCGTTCCCAAGGTGGCGCGCACCGCCAAAGATGGCCTTTAA
- a CDS encoding biopolymer transporter ExbD has protein sequence MAFKLDDADGSRRIGTPLAEINIIPLVDVVLVLLLIFMLTAPMMYRGIDVNLPRAASKPTAVEERMVLTLTKDQGLFLNERRLTAGGLEAALRDAFKNRKEKTLYLKADAGLSYGAVVETMDRVRRAGIERLGMVTEPVRER, from the coding sequence ATGGCCTTTAAACTGGACGACGCCGACGGCTCCCGCCGCATCGGCACCCCGCTGGCCGAGATCAACATCATCCCGCTGGTCGACGTGGTGCTGGTGCTGCTCCTCATCTTCATGCTCACCGCGCCGATGATGTACCGCGGTATCGACGTGAACCTGCCCCGGGCGGCCTCCAAGCCGACCGCGGTCGAGGAGCGGATGGTCCTCACGCTGACCAAGGACCAGGGGCTGTTCCTGAACGAGCGTCGGCTCACGGCGGGCGGGCTGGAGGCGGCGCTCCGCGACGCCTTCAAGAACCGGAAGGAGAAGACGCTCTACCTCAAGGCGGACGCCGGCCTCTCCTACGGCGCGGTCGTCGAGACCATGGACCGCGTCCGTCGGGCCGGCATCGAGCGGCTCGGCATGGTGACGGAGCCCGTCCGCGAACGCTGA
- a CDS encoding TonB family protein translates to MPFLPLALSASAHVALIVAMIVGAAAWRAAQPKTYVVNLVPAIATVGAPQGRPTPDLPPRAAELPPAKPAPKELPAPKDLPPPTREAALPERALPSRAPALPRPGDKELPTVASAPTPRVSPTPTAAAPPPPPAPPLGQPSGSPQGAGTVTLNVSDFPFAYYIQIIGRKIQEQWEGRALPGRQPEVIFEIARNGQIRRLAVGRSSGNPAYDQIALRAIADANPFPELPKEFTKPTLTVGLQFVYDPRTR, encoded by the coding sequence GTGCCCTTCCTGCCCCTGGCATTGTCGGCCAGCGCGCATGTGGCGCTGATCGTCGCCATGATCGTGGGCGCCGCCGCCTGGCGCGCGGCCCAGCCGAAGACCTACGTGGTGAACCTGGTACCGGCGATCGCCACGGTCGGCGCCCCGCAGGGGCGCCCCACCCCGGACCTGCCCCCGCGCGCCGCGGAGCTACCGCCGGCGAAGCCGGCGCCCAAAGAGCTGCCGGCGCCGAAGGATCTCCCGCCGCCGACGCGCGAAGCGGCGCTGCCCGAGCGCGCGCTCCCCTCGCGAGCGCCGGCCCTGCCGCGACCGGGCGACAAGGAGCTGCCGACGGTGGCGAGCGCGCCCACCCCGCGCGTGTCGCCCACGCCCACGGCGGCCGCGCCACCGCCCCCTCCCGCGCCGCCCCTGGGCCAGCCTTCCGGTTCGCCGCAGGGCGCGGGGACGGTCACGCTGAACGTGTCGGACTTTCCCTTCGCGTACTACATCCAGATCATCGGACGCAAAATCCAGGAGCAGTGGGAGGGCCGCGCGCTTCCGGGCCGGCAGCCGGAAGTCATCTTCGAGATCGCGCGCAACGGCCAGATCCGCCGGCTCGCTGTCGGCCGGAGCTCCGGCAACCCCGCTTACGACCAGATCGCGCTCCGGGCGATCGCTGACGCCAATCCGTTTCCGGAGCTCCCCAAGGAATTCACGAAGCCCACGCTCACCGTGGGTCTGCAGTTCGTTTACGATCCCCGCACGAGGTAA
- the tolB gene encoding Tol-Pal system beta propeller repeat protein TolB, giving the protein MRRPLSALVLGLLVVTLIAPGGSPPASRAQGVDVYINVTGGGAKKLNIAIPEFSVVAGTDAGGVAKLLATVAGQDLAFSQLFSVVAATGSIPPNDPAALRQSWTEFAAAGAHAGVHGLLAIRGARLEAEMRLYDLTTPEQKLIGTKTFEMPSDQARRLAHKIADEIALQFTGERGIADTKIAYVVGPRGAKEIMVTDYDGFGPRPVTRNGSINLMPVWSPDARSLAYLSYKNGYPDLFRAFPFERRPEQTLAAFIGINSSPAWSPDGRSLALTLSKDGNPEIYVLILATGVFRRLTRHAGIDTDPTWSPTGREIAFVSDRAGSPSVFVMDPEGANQRQLTTGGYHTQPRWSPKGDTIAFTSRQVTHDLWAISPDGSNVRRLTAGPGDNQGSSWAPNGRHLAFQSNRLGAWHIYAMLADGSEQTPVTRSPGEQTSPSWSSRLP; this is encoded by the coding sequence GTGAGACGACCGCTCAGCGCTCTCGTTCTCGGCCTCTTGGTCGTGACGCTCATCGCGCCGGGGGGCTCGCCGCCGGCTTCCCGCGCGCAGGGCGTGGACGTCTACATCAACGTCACCGGGGGGGGCGCCAAGAAGCTGAACATCGCGATCCCCGAGTTCAGCGTCGTGGCCGGCACCGACGCGGGCGGCGTGGCCAAGCTGCTCGCCACCGTGGCGGGCCAGGACCTCGCCTTCTCCCAGCTCTTCAGCGTCGTGGCGGCCACCGGCTCGATCCCGCCCAACGATCCCGCCGCGCTCCGGCAATCGTGGACGGAGTTCGCCGCGGCCGGCGCCCACGCCGGCGTGCACGGTCTGCTGGCCATCCGGGGCGCCCGGCTCGAAGCCGAGATGCGGCTCTACGATCTGACCACGCCCGAGCAGAAGCTCATCGGCACCAAGACGTTCGAGATGCCGTCGGACCAGGCGCGGCGGCTGGCCCACAAGATCGCCGACGAGATCGCGCTCCAGTTCACCGGTGAGCGGGGGATCGCAGACACGAAGATCGCGTACGTCGTCGGGCCGCGGGGCGCCAAGGAGATCATGGTCACCGACTACGACGGGTTCGGGCCGCGCCCGGTCACCCGGAACGGCTCCATCAATCTGATGCCGGTCTGGAGCCCCGACGCCCGATCACTGGCGTATCTCTCGTACAAGAACGGTTACCCCGACCTGTTCCGCGCCTTCCCGTTCGAGCGCCGGCCGGAGCAGACGCTGGCCGCCTTCATCGGGATCAACTCCTCGCCGGCCTGGAGCCCGGACGGGCGCTCGCTCGCGCTGACACTTTCGAAGGACGGCAACCCCGAGATCTACGTGCTCATCCTCGCCACCGGCGTGTTCCGGCGCCTGACGCGTCACGCCGGCATCGACACCGACCCCACCTGGTCGCCCACCGGACGCGAGATCGCGTTCGTTTCCGACCGAGCGGGAAGTCCGAGCGTCTTCGTCATGGACCCGGAGGGCGCCAACCAGCGGCAGCTCACCACCGGCGGCTATCACACGCAGCCGCGCTGGTCGCCCAAAGGCGACACGATCGCCTTCACCTCTCGGCAAGTGACTCACGACCTCTGGGCGATCAGCCCCGACGGCTCCAACGTGCGGCGGCTCACCGCCGGCCCCGGAGACAACCAGGGTTCGTCGTGGGCGCCCAACGGGCGCCATCTCGCCTTCCAGTCGAACCGCCTGGGCGCCTGGCACATCTACGCGATGCTCGCCGACGGCTCCGAGCAGACGCCGGTCACCCGCAGTCCGGGAGAGCAGACAAGCCCCTCCTGGTCCTCGCGGCTACCGTGA
- the pal gene encoding peptidoglycan-associated lipoprotein Pal, whose protein sequence is MLSRRWSGMVVSLLVLSVVLAGCAKRPATTQASAPAPAGAAAGSAPSGTSSGAGAAGPVAQSGPSAGTQPSGPAAAAPASRPAPKEFTAIPDLRDINFDFDKYDVRPGDAKILDANAAWLKSNQGYLVLIEGHCDERGTNEYNLALGERRAKAAMNYLVSQGVPASRITIISYGEERPLCTEHSEGCWAKNRRDHFLVKPR, encoded by the coding sequence ATGCTAAGCCGTCGTTGGAGTGGCATGGTCGTGTCGCTCCTGGTGCTTTCGGTGGTCCTGGCCGGCTGCGCCAAGCGTCCCGCGACGACTCAGGCGTCGGCACCGGCGCCCGCCGGAGCTGCTGCCGGAAGCGCGCCCAGCGGCACGAGTAGCGGCGCCGGCGCGGCCGGCCCCGTGGCTCAGAGCGGCCCGAGCGCCGGGACCCAGCCGAGCGGACCCGCCGCCGCGGCCCCCGCGTCCCGGCCCGCGCCCAAGGAGTTCACCGCGATCCCCGATCTCAGGGACATCAACTTCGACTTCGACAAGTATGACGTCCGGCCCGGCGACGCGAAGATTCTCGACGCCAACGCGGCCTGGCTGAAGAGCAACCAGGGCTATCTGGTCTTGATCGAGGGCCACTGCGACGAGCGCGGCACCAACGAGTACAACCTCGCCCTCGGCGAGCGCCGCGCCAAGGCGGCCATGAACTATCTGGTCTCTCAGGGTGTGCCGGCCAGCCGGATCACGATCATCAGCTACGGAGAGGAGCGGCCGCTCTGCACGGAGCACAGCGAAGGGTGCTGGGCCAAGAATCGGCGCGACCATTTCCTCGTCAAGCCCCGCTGA